The Flexistipes sp. genomic interval GCTTATTAAAAATTTTATAAGTTCCATTAAATTTTCTTTTTCAACATTGTTAAGCCCCGCTGCAGGCTCATCCAGCAACAATATCTTGGGCTCATTAATTATAGCTCTTGCTATCTCAAGATATTTTAGAATGCCGTAAGGCACTTCATCAGTCTTTTTATCACACCACTCTGATATTCCGGTAATTTCCATACAGTGATCGATTTTCTTTTCCACTCTTTTCCAGTATTTGCCGTTCAGTCTTAATAAACTTTTTACTGCTGAAGGGTTATCTTTACCTATTATTCCCAATAATAGGTTTTCTTTCAGGCTTACTTCTGAAATAAGATTTAAATTTTGAAAAGTTCGTGAGATTCCTTTGGCAAATACATGATAAGGCTGTGAATTTGTAATGTTCTCATTTTCAAAGAAGATTTCGCCGGTATTACTTTTAAGAAAACCGGTGATAATATTAAAAAGTGTGGTTTTACCGGCACCGTTAGGCCCGATCAGCGCGGTAATACGGCCGTATGACACATTAAAACTTACATTGTCAAGAGCCTTCACACCGCCAAAGTTAATACCCGTATTTTTAATCTGCAGCATTTTTATTAAGTATCCTCTTTATAAGTCCCGTAAGACCGCCCGGTAAAAATATTATAGTAATAGCAAGAAAACAACCGTAAAGAATCATCTCATAATCTTCAATAGAAGCCATAAATTCTGGCAAAGCGGTCAGAACAGCTGCTCCTATAATCCCGCCGGGCACTGTCCCTAATCCGCCTACAATGGCCATTGTCAAAAGTTTGATGGAATAGCTGAAATTAAAAGATACAGGACTTATAAATCCTGAGTAATATGCATAAATGCCACCATTAAATGCAGTTATGCCGGCTGCAATAGAAAAAACCAGCAATTTCGTTTTAAATATGTTAATACCGAAAGATTT includes:
- a CDS encoding ABC transporter ATP-binding protein codes for the protein MLQIKNTGINFGGVKALDNVSFNVSYGRITALIGPNGAGKTTLFNIITGFLKSNTGEIFFENENITNSQPYHVFAKGISRTFQNLNLISEVSLKENLLLGIIGKDNPSAVKSLLRLNGKYWKRVEKKIDHCMEITGISEWCDKKTDEVPYGILKYLEIARAIINEPKILLLDEPAAGLNNVEKENLMELIKFLISKNMTIFMVEHDMNFVSNLADNVICLNYGKVIANGSYGEIRSNEEVIKAYLGDSDA